One genomic region from Burkholderia latens encodes:
- a CDS encoding translocation/assembly module TamB domain-containing protein, whose translation MTKDPNDMPPPNPDSPERAPGERPRTRRRARAGRIVAWSLVTALLLVVLAVGLVLAAATTERGTRLAWQAAVRVLGGRLAGTLEGGALATGVRLRGFAWTSPGTAGTEVRIDRLDGRWALTRAPWRLSVAYLRAGTIDVRIAPGPSTPSTIPQDLSLPLQVRIDDLRVDHLAIHEGASTTQLDHLALNGRSDGRHHELALDGVDTPYGALTARAKLDGVKPFALTGNATYAGKLANEPVNASANVSGSLEALVADISASGMKLNGRAHVEAAPFGAVPLTRASLVFDHVNPQAISPGAPAADLAVRAELAPVTAPAGAAPAKGFAVTGPVSIVNAKPGTLGEHLLPIVDAHATVNLDAHAQRIDGLALKLIRDGSVTGGGTLTGGKGRFDLKVANLDLNAFVAELRPMRLGGPIGVTLAGDATTVDFNVNDPKLALGARAKVALTQQQTVVTDARVTAGNGHIDLTGVFRHDAHSSYDAKATLTAFDPLRLAAGSAPGAGSARTGKPTKPAAKAPAKRGETRVSGTLTASGAFAPQVSTKATFKLGDSLYDGVPLTGAGVVQLAGTRILPSNATLSIAGNHVELRGSFGAPGDRLRFVVDAPELDRLGFGMQGLVQAQGDLTGSFAHPNVTASYKAQHVVIGSNRIGAAQGRADIRDGAHGALVFTADATDIALGSLQLKSLRANLDGTRAKHTLDASALGAAGGRVIDLTLAANGGVVENRDGMRWDGTVTRLANRGTPSVALQSPLAVSAGAGRVTLGAARLTLEGAAIDLKSFVFDHGQMRSAGTVRDASVARFLQVRQELTGQRPPVRTDVVLDADWDFALGQNATGYVQVKRRGGDVTIETGRGIASLGLTDLSARASFVPGNRLNVVALAKANRIGSLDANLTVPFALRDGVFGVADDGQLAGRIDADIPSLRATGNLFGPSYLLGGRAALHLTVAGTPVKPKVSGMLTGDDLSATLVDQGVQLKDGIVRVKLAENLVEFQQVEFHGGDGTLRAIGRVRLDGEAPDLTANIVADKLELFAAPDRKLSLSGKATVANDGPRGALSIDGKFVVDRALFDLPEQSAPHLSDDVVIVRPDGTVRGDVQTGTAAAKPQKVDEKPAPSLAPRANIDIGLGNDFRFKGHGADLGLRGTITVMSAPGVPLRAVGNVRVTEGSTYTSFGRKLAVENGFFTFNGPVSNPGINILAMRRNQEVEAGVQVTGTIQSPTVKLVSEPNVTDNEKLSWLLFGHGTDQGNNVGQQNAMTAALALLGSATGKRVAQSIGLDEFSIGRSDVGLTDPQVVQISKAINERFVLGYEQGLQSASNAFKATINLTRFWSVSAYGGTFQGVDLNYTRRFDRWFGQR comes from the coding sequence ATGACGAAGGACCCGAACGACATGCCGCCTCCGAACCCGGACTCGCCCGAGCGGGCGCCCGGGGAGCGGCCGCGCACGCGGCGCCGCGCACGTGCGGGCCGAATCGTCGCGTGGTCGCTCGTGACGGCCTTGCTGCTCGTCGTGCTCGCGGTCGGGCTCGTGCTGGCGGCGGCGACGACCGAGCGCGGCACGCGGCTCGCGTGGCAGGCGGCCGTGCGCGTGCTGGGCGGCCGGCTCGCGGGTACGCTGGAAGGCGGCGCGCTCGCGACGGGGGTGCGGCTGCGCGGCTTCGCATGGACGAGCCCCGGCACCGCAGGCACCGAAGTGCGGATCGACCGGCTCGACGGCCGCTGGGCGTTGACGCGCGCGCCGTGGCGGCTGTCGGTCGCGTATCTGCGCGCGGGCACGATCGACGTGCGGATCGCGCCGGGCCCGTCGACGCCGTCCACGATCCCGCAGGACCTGAGCCTGCCGCTGCAGGTACGGATCGACGACTTGCGCGTCGACCACCTCGCGATTCACGAGGGCGCGTCGACGACGCAGCTCGATCATCTCGCGCTGAACGGTCGCAGCGACGGCCGTCACCATGAACTTGCGCTCGATGGCGTCGACACGCCGTACGGCGCGCTGACCGCGCGGGCGAAGCTCGATGGCGTGAAGCCGTTCGCGCTGACGGGCAACGCCACTTACGCGGGCAAGCTCGCCAACGAGCCGGTCAACGCGAGCGCGAACGTGTCGGGTTCGCTCGAAGCGCTCGTCGCGGACATCTCCGCGAGCGGGATGAAGCTGAACGGGCGTGCGCACGTCGAGGCCGCGCCGTTCGGCGCGGTGCCGCTCACCCGCGCGTCGCTCGTGTTCGATCACGTGAATCCGCAGGCGATTTCGCCCGGCGCGCCGGCCGCCGATCTCGCGGTGCGCGCGGAGCTCGCCCCCGTGACCGCGCCGGCCGGCGCAGCACCCGCAAAGGGCTTCGCGGTCACGGGGCCGGTGTCGATCGTCAACGCGAAGCCCGGCACGCTCGGCGAGCACCTGCTGCCGATCGTTGATGCGCACGCGACCGTGAACCTCGACGCGCACGCGCAGAGAATCGACGGCCTCGCGCTGAAGCTGATCCGCGATGGCAGCGTGACCGGCGGCGGCACGCTGACGGGCGGCAAGGGCCGCTTCGATCTGAAAGTCGCGAATCTCGATCTCAATGCGTTCGTCGCCGAGCTGCGGCCGATGCGGCTCGGCGGTCCGATCGGCGTGACGCTTGCCGGCGACGCAACGACAGTCGACTTCAACGTGAACGATCCGAAGCTCGCGCTCGGCGCGCGCGCGAAGGTCGCGTTGACGCAGCAGCAGACGGTGGTGACCGATGCACGCGTGACGGCCGGCAACGGGCATATCGATCTGACCGGCGTGTTCCGGCACGACGCGCATTCGAGCTACGACGCGAAGGCGACGCTAACCGCATTCGATCCGCTGCGGCTCGCCGCGGGGAGCGCGCCGGGCGCAGGCAGCGCGCGCACGGGCAAGCCCACGAAACCGGCTGCGAAGGCGCCTGCCAAACGCGGCGAAACGCGCGTATCGGGCACGCTGACGGCATCCGGTGCGTTTGCGCCGCAGGTATCGACGAAGGCGACTTTCAAGCTCGGCGACAGCCTGTACGACGGGGTGCCGCTGACCGGCGCTGGCGTCGTGCAGCTCGCCGGCACGCGGATCCTGCCGAGCAATGCGACGCTGTCGATCGCAGGCAACCACGTCGAGCTGCGCGGCAGCTTCGGCGCGCCGGGCGACCGGCTGCGTTTCGTCGTCGATGCGCCGGAGCTCGACCGGCTCGGCTTCGGCATGCAGGGCCTCGTGCAGGCGCAGGGCGACCTGACCGGCAGCTTTGCGCATCCGAACGTGACGGCCAGCTACAAGGCCCAGCACGTCGTGATCGGATCCAACCGGATCGGAGCCGCACAGGGCCGCGCGGACATCCGCGATGGCGCGCACGGCGCGCTCGTCTTCACCGCCGACGCAACCGACATCGCGCTCGGCTCGCTGCAGCTGAAATCGCTGCGTGCGAACCTCGACGGCACGCGCGCGAAGCACACGCTCGACGCATCGGCGCTCGGCGCGGCCGGCGGCCGCGTGATCGACCTGACGCTCGCGGCGAACGGCGGCGTGGTCGAGAACCGCGACGGGATGCGCTGGGACGGCACCGTCACGCGCCTCGCAAACCGCGGCACGCCGTCGGTCGCGTTGCAGTCGCCGCTCGCCGTGTCGGCCGGCGCGGGGCGCGTCACGCTCGGCGCGGCGCGGCTCACGCTGGAGGGCGCGGCAATCGACCTGAAGTCGTTCGTGTTCGATCATGGCCAGATGCGCTCGGCCGGCACCGTGCGCGACGCATCGGTCGCGCGCTTCCTGCAGGTCCGCCAGGAGCTGACAGGCCAGCGGCCGCCAGTGCGCACCGACGTCGTGCTAGACGCCGACTGGGATTTCGCGCTCGGTCAGAACGCGACCGGCTACGTGCAGGTGAAGCGGCGGGGCGGCGACGTGACGATCGAGACAGGGCGCGGGATCGCGTCGCTGGGGCTGACCGACCTGTCCGCACGCGCGAGCTTCGTGCCCGGCAACCGGCTGAACGTGGTCGCGCTCGCGAAGGCGAACCGGATCGGCTCGCTCGACGCGAACCTGACCGTGCCGTTCGCGCTGCGCGACGGCGTGTTCGGCGTCGCCGACGACGGCCAGCTGGCCGGCCGCATCGACGCGGACATCCCGTCGCTGAGGGCAACCGGCAACCTGTTCGGGCCGAGCTACCTGCTCGGCGGACGCGCGGCGTTGCACCTGACGGTCGCAGGCACGCCGGTGAAGCCGAAAGTGTCGGGGATGCTGACGGGCGACGATCTGTCGGCGACGCTGGTCGATCAGGGCGTGCAGCTGAAGGACGGCATCGTCCGCGTGAAGCTCGCGGAGAACCTGGTCGAGTTCCAGCAGGTCGAGTTCCACGGCGGCGACGGCACGCTGCGCGCGATCGGCCGCGTGCGGCTCGACGGCGAGGCGCCGGACCTGACCGCGAACATCGTCGCCGACAAGCTGGAGCTGTTCGCGGCGCCGGACCGCAAGCTTTCGCTGTCGGGCAAGGCGACCGTCGCAAACGACGGGCCGCGCGGCGCGCTGTCGATCGACGGCAAGTTCGTCGTCGATCGCGCGCTGTTCGACTTGCCGGAGCAGTCGGCGCCGCATCTGTCCGACGACGTCGTGATCGTGCGCCCGGACGGCACGGTGCGCGGCGACGTACAGACGGGCACCGCGGCCGCGAAACCGCAGAAGGTCGACGAGAAGCCGGCGCCGTCGCTCGCGCCGCGCGCGAACATCGACATCGGGCTCGGCAACGACTTCCGCTTCAAGGGTCACGGCGCGGATCTCGGGCTGCGCGGCACGATCACCGTGATGAGCGCGCCGGGCGTGCCGCTGCGTGCGGTCGGCAACGTGCGCGTGACCGAAGGGTCGACGTACACGTCGTTCGGCCGCAAGCTCGCGGTCGAGAACGGCTTCTTCACGTTCAACGGCCCGGTGTCTAACCCGGGGATCAACATTCTCGCGATGCGGCGCAACCAGGAGGTGGAAGCGGGCGTGCAGGTCACCGGCACGATCCAGTCGCCGACGGTCAAGCTCGTGTCCGAGCCGAACGTCACCGACAACGAGAAGCTGTCGTGGCTGCTGTTCGGCCACGGCACCGACCAGGGCAACAACGTCGGCCAGCAGAACGCGATGACGGCCGCACTCGCGCTGCTCGGCAGCGCGACCGGCAAGCGCGTCGCGCAGAGCATCGGCCTCGACGAATTCTCGATCGGCCGCAGCGACGTCGGCCTGACCGATCCGCAGGTCGTGCAGATTTCGAAGGCGATCAACGAGCGCTTCGTGCTCGGATACGAGCAGGGGCTGCAGTCGGCGAGCAACGCGTTCAAGGCGACGATCAACCTGACGCGGTTCTGGTCGGTGTCCGCGTATGGCGGCACGTTCCAGGGCGTCGACCTGAACTACACGCGGCGATTCGATCGGTGGTTCGGGCAGCGGTGA
- a CDS encoding autotransporter assembly complex protein TamA — protein sequence MAGQANQQAHTADDAAARAARNPGRRARRGACAAGRAALAGCLAALVALPAYAKYDVDIDAPRPIRKLLKAHLDIARFAKRDDISDDQFDFLVTATPQQVRDLTATAGYFSPVVRTDVRTRDGKRDVRVAVDPGPQTVVSSVDLTFKGPVGTEDPKQEAATRFAFSLKPGEPFTQSDWDGAKGAALRQLQSRRYLGAKIASSEARIDPRTQRATLAVTFDSGPTFTIGKVDVDGVRRYPEKIVTNVNPLSEGEIYDARRITELQRQLQNTPYYASVAIDVGDDTSKPERTPVHVKVSEFPYNSIRGGVGYATDTGPHVQGSYTYLDTFGAAWPLTVSGRLDQIQQYGQVQLSMPPGEKGWTNSVLASYTNTNVSDTRIYSARVGAQRTRTGQFIDYSYSLMYYQDRLDQNSAGPTTSRALVPQWAWTRRNVDDPLFPRSGNLIHAEAGFAIKGVLTDQTFIRGYARGQQYLPIGRRDLFVFRAELGGVFTSSSSNGVPASLLFRAGGSNSVRGYGYQSIGNNVGGSVLPTKYLMTGTAEYQHWFNHDWGAATFFDIGTATDAWGERVFYPGVGIGARWRSPVGPINVDVAYGLRNHSVRPYLTLGIAF from the coding sequence TTGGCGGGTCAGGCGAACCAGCAAGCACATACGGCGGACGACGCGGCCGCGCGCGCGGCCCGCAACCCTGGCCGGCGCGCGCGGCGCGGCGCCTGCGCCGCGGGCCGGGCGGCCCTCGCCGGCTGTCTGGCGGCGCTCGTCGCGCTGCCCGCGTACGCGAAGTACGACGTCGACATCGACGCGCCGCGCCCGATCCGCAAGCTGCTCAAGGCTCATCTCGACATCGCGCGCTTCGCGAAGCGCGACGACATCAGCGACGACCAGTTCGACTTCCTCGTGACCGCCACGCCGCAGCAGGTGCGTGACCTGACCGCGACCGCCGGCTACTTTTCCCCGGTGGTGCGCACCGACGTGCGCACGCGCGACGGCAAGCGCGATGTGCGTGTCGCGGTCGATCCGGGGCCGCAGACGGTCGTATCGAGTGTCGACCTGACGTTCAAGGGGCCGGTCGGCACCGAGGATCCGAAGCAGGAAGCCGCGACCCGCTTCGCCTTTTCCCTGAAGCCGGGCGAGCCGTTCACGCAGTCTGACTGGGACGGCGCGAAAGGGGCGGCGCTCAGGCAGCTGCAGTCGCGCCGTTACCTCGGCGCGAAGATCGCGTCGTCGGAGGCGCGTATCGATCCGCGCACGCAGCGCGCGACGCTGGCGGTCACGTTCGACAGCGGCCCGACGTTTACGATCGGCAAGGTCGACGTCGATGGCGTGCGCCGCTACCCGGAGAAAATCGTCACGAACGTCAATCCGTTGTCGGAAGGCGAGATCTACGACGCGCGCCGGATCACCGAGCTGCAGCGGCAACTGCAGAACACGCCGTACTACGCGAGCGTCGCGATCGACGTCGGCGACGATACGTCGAAGCCCGAGCGTACGCCCGTGCACGTGAAGGTCAGCGAGTTCCCGTACAACAGCATTCGCGGCGGCGTCGGCTACGCGACGGACACCGGCCCGCACGTGCAGGGCTCATACACCTACCTCGACACGTTCGGCGCTGCGTGGCCGCTTACCGTGTCGGGTCGGCTCGATCAGATCCAGCAGTACGGCCAGGTCCAGCTGTCGATGCCGCCCGGCGAGAAGGGATGGACCAACAGCGTGCTCGCGTCGTACACGAACACCAACGTGTCGGACACGCGGATCTACAGCGCGCGTGTCGGCGCGCAGCGCACGCGTACCGGTCAGTTCATCGACTATTCGTACTCGCTCATGTACTACCAGGATCGGCTCGACCAGAACAGTGCGGGCCCGACCACGAGCCGTGCACTGGTGCCGCAGTGGGCGTGGACGCGGCGCAACGTCGACGATCCGCTGTTCCCGCGCTCGGGGAACCTGATCCACGCGGAGGCCGGCTTTGCGATCAAGGGCGTGCTGACCGATCAGACCTTCATTCGCGGTTACGCGCGCGGCCAGCAATACCTGCCGATCGGCCGGCGCGATCTGTTCGTGTTCCGCGCGGAGCTTGGCGGCGTGTTCACGAGCAGCAGTTCGAACGGCGTGCCGGCGTCGCTGCTGTTTCGCGCCGGCGGGTCGAACTCGGTACGCGGCTACGGCTACCAGAGCATCGGCAACAACGTCGGCGGCTCCGTGCTGCCGACCAAATACCTGATGACGGGCACCGCCGAATACCAGCACTGGTTCAACCACGACTGGGGTGCCGCGACGTTCTTCGACATCGGCACCGCGACCGATGCGTGGGGCGAACGCGTGTTCTATCCGGGCGTCGGCATCGGCGCGCGCTGGCGCAGCCCCGTCGGCCCGATCAACGTCGACGTCGCATACGGGCTGCGCAACCACAGCGTGCGCCCGTACCTGACGCTCGGCATCGCTTTCTGA
- a CDS encoding DUF3460 family protein, with product MPYQSDVTQFLNQLKQQKPTLEEEQRKGRSLLWDKQPIDLDERAEQQESRVKQTPYVYYQNF from the coding sequence ATGCCGTACCAGTCCGACGTCACGCAGTTCCTGAACCAGCTCAAGCAACAGAAGCCGACGCTCGAAGAAGAGCAACGCAAGGGCCGTTCCCTGCTGTGGGACAAGCAGCCGATCGACCTCGACGAGCGCGCCGAGCAGCAGGAATCGCGCGTGAAGCAAACGCCCTACGTCTATTACCAGAACTTCTGA
- a CDS encoding segregation and condensation protein A, whose translation MSAADEGSAARQDDAIAAPAGADSTPDTVDGVAAFARLYGEPLFKLPQDLYIPPDALEVFLETFEGPLDLLLYLIRKQNFNVLDIPMAQVTAQYLGYVDQIRTSNLELAAEYLLMAAMLIEIKSRMLLPVKKADTGEEAEDPRAELVRRLLEYEQMKLAAQRLDQLPQLGRDFLRAEVYIEQSITPRFPDVNSDDLRAAWADVLKRAKLVQHHKISREELSVREHMSLILRRLQNARFMEFADLFDTSRGVPVVVVNFIAMLELARESLVEITQAEPFAPIYVRLAYLPA comes from the coding sequence GTGAGCGCCGCCGACGAGGGCAGCGCCGCCCGGCAGGACGACGCGATCGCCGCGCCCGCGGGCGCCGACTCGACGCCCGACACGGTCGACGGTGTCGCGGCGTTCGCTCGCCTGTACGGCGAGCCGCTCTTCAAGCTCCCGCAGGATCTCTACATCCCGCCCGATGCGCTCGAGGTGTTCCTCGAGACGTTCGAGGGCCCGCTCGACCTGCTGCTGTACCTGATCCGCAAGCAGAACTTCAACGTGCTCGACATCCCGATGGCGCAGGTGACCGCGCAATATCTCGGCTATGTCGACCAGATCCGTACGTCGAACCTCGAGCTGGCTGCCGAATACCTGCTGATGGCCGCGATGCTGATCGAGATCAAGTCGCGCATGCTGCTGCCGGTCAAGAAGGCCGACACCGGCGAGGAAGCCGAGGATCCGCGCGCGGAACTGGTGCGCCGCCTGCTCGAATACGAGCAGATGAAGCTCGCCGCGCAGCGCCTCGACCAGTTGCCGCAACTCGGCCGCGACTTCCTGCGCGCCGAGGTCTACATCGAACAGAGCATCACGCCGCGCTTTCCGGACGTGAACTCGGACGACCTGCGCGCCGCATGGGCCGACGTGCTCAAGCGCGCAAAGCTCGTCCAGCACCACAAGATTTCCCGCGAGGAACTGTCGGTGCGCGAGCACATGAGCCTGATCCTGCGCCGGCTGCAGAACGCGCGCTTCATGGAGTTCGCCGATCTCTTCGACACGTCGCGCGGCGTGCCGGTCGTCGTCGTGAATTTCATCGCGATGCTCGAGCTTGCGCGCGAATCGCTTGTCGAGATCACGCAGGCCGAGCCGTTCGCGCCGATCTACGTCCGGCTCGCCTACCTGCCCGCGTAA
- the panC gene encoding pantoate--beta-alanine ligase → MKVISSIQELRDQLRGQNRTAFVPTMGNLHEGHLSLMRLARQHGDPVVASIFVNRLQFGPNEDFDKYPRTLQDDIEKLQKENVYVLFAPTERDMYPEPQEYRVLPPDDLGGILEGEFRPGFFAGVCTVVTKLMSCVQPRVAVFGKKDYQQLMIVRRMCQQLALPVDIVAAETVRDEDGLALSSRNRYLGTDERKEAPELAKTLQRVRDSVLGGERDLGKLEQHARTHLTERGWAPDYIAIRRRANLLAPSAAELEAGEPLVVLAAAKLGATRLIDNLEI, encoded by the coding sequence ATGAAAGTCATCAGCTCGATCCAGGAACTGCGCGACCAGTTGCGCGGCCAGAACCGCACGGCGTTCGTGCCGACGATGGGCAACCTGCACGAAGGTCACCTGTCGCTGATGCGCCTCGCGCGCCAGCACGGCGACCCGGTCGTGGCGAGCATCTTCGTCAACCGCCTGCAATTCGGCCCGAACGAGGATTTCGACAAGTATCCGCGTACGCTGCAGGACGACATCGAGAAGCTGCAGAAGGAAAACGTCTACGTGCTGTTCGCGCCGACCGAGCGCGACATGTATCCGGAGCCGCAGGAGTACCGCGTGCTGCCGCCCGACGATCTCGGCGGGATTCTTGAGGGCGAGTTTCGGCCGGGCTTCTTCGCCGGTGTGTGCACGGTCGTCACGAAGCTGATGTCGTGCGTGCAGCCGCGCGTCGCCGTGTTCGGCAAGAAGGATTACCAGCAGCTGATGATCGTGCGCCGGATGTGCCAGCAGCTCGCGCTGCCGGTCGACATCGTCGCGGCCGAGACCGTGCGCGACGAGGACGGTCTCGCGCTGTCGTCGCGCAACCGCTACCTGGGCACCGACGAGCGCAAGGAAGCGCCCGAACTCGCGAAAACGCTGCAGCGCGTGCGCGACAGCGTGCTTGGCGGCGAACGCGACCTCGGCAAGCTCGAGCAGCACGCGCGCACGCACCTGACCGAGCGTGGCTGGGCGCCCGACTACATCGCGATCCGCCGCCGCGCGAACCTGCTCGCGCCGAGCGCCGCCGAACTTGAAGCCGGCGAGCCGCTCGTCGTGCTCGCGGCCGCGAAACTCGGTGCGACGCGCCTGATCGACAACCTGGAAATCTGA
- the panD gene encoding aspartate 1-decarboxylase codes for MQRHMLKSKIHRAAVTHCELHYEGSCAIDEDLLEAAGLIENERIDIWNINNGERFSTYAIKGERGSGMISLNGSAARRAQLGDLVIIAAFAMVDEAELQAGWKPKLVFIDEGNKIKGHRDHVPTQSWS; via the coding sequence ATGCAGCGCCACATGCTCAAATCGAAGATCCACCGCGCGGCCGTCACGCACTGCGAGCTGCACTACGAAGGCTCGTGCGCGATCGACGAAGATCTGCTCGAAGCGGCCGGTCTCATCGAAAACGAACGGATCGACATCTGGAACATCAACAACGGCGAGCGCTTCTCGACGTATGCGATCAAGGGCGAACGCGGCAGCGGGATGATCTCGCTGAACGGCTCGGCTGCACGCCGCGCGCAGTTGGGCGATCTCGTGATCATCGCGGCGTTCGCGATGGTCGACGAAGCCGAATTGCAGGCCGGCTGGAAGCCGAAGCTCGTGTTCATCGACGAAGGCAACAAGATCAAGGGCCACCGCGATCACGTGCCGACGCAGAGCTGGAGCTGA
- a CDS encoding ParA family protein encodes MTVIVVANPKGGVGKSTLSTNLAGYFAAQGAWVALADLDRQQSAHAWLDLRPAGLPAIEAWDLDPDAPSKPPRGLEYAVIDTPAGLHGNRLNVALQLADKVILPLQPSMFDILATQQFLERLAAEKAVRKGSVEIGIVGMRVDARTRSSDQLHRFVEGLGLPVLGYVRDTQNYVQIAAHGLTLWDVAKSRVEKDLEQWRPIVEWAERRAPKAEKAAKAS; translated from the coding sequence ATGACGGTGATCGTGGTGGCGAATCCGAAGGGCGGCGTGGGGAAGAGCACGCTGTCCACCAATCTTGCCGGCTATTTCGCGGCGCAGGGCGCGTGGGTCGCGCTCGCCGATCTGGACCGGCAGCAGTCTGCGCATGCATGGCTCGATCTGCGGCCCGCAGGCCTGCCGGCGATCGAGGCATGGGATCTCGATCCGGACGCGCCGTCGAAGCCGCCGCGCGGCCTTGAATATGCGGTGATCGACACGCCGGCCGGCCTGCACGGCAACCGGCTCAACGTCGCACTGCAACTCGCGGACAAGGTGATCTTGCCGCTGCAGCCGTCGATGTTCGATATTCTCGCGACACAGCAGTTTCTCGAGCGGCTCGCCGCCGAAAAGGCCGTGCGCAAGGGCAGCGTCGAGATCGGGATCGTCGGGATGCGGGTCGATGCGCGCACGCGTTCGTCCGACCAGTTGCACCGTTTCGTCGAAGGGCTCGGACTGCCGGTGCTCGGCTACGTGCGAGACACGCAGAACTACGTGCAGATCGCCGCGCACGGCCTGACGCTGTGGGACGTCGCGAAGAGTCGCGTCGAGAAGGATCTCGAACAATGGCGGCCGATCGTCGAGTGGGCCGAGCGCCGTGCGCCGAAGGCGGAGAAGGCCGCGAAGGCGTCCTGA